In Ignatzschineria indica, the sequence GCGAACCTGGAGCTGAAATCATCATCACTGATGAAGGTGGTGAGGAAGTCGGCCGTGGTGAAGTTGATGAAGATGGCAACTTCGAAGTTGAAGTTGAGAATGGTCTAAAAGATGGCGAAGAGTATGATGTCGTCGCTAAAGATCCTGCGGGTAATGAATCTGATTCAACGACTATTATCATAGAACCGAGCGATCCTGAGAGTCCAATTGATCCTACCGATCCTGAGAATCCGGTTGATCCTACCGACACTGAGAATCCGGTAGATCCTACTGATCCTGAGAATCCGGTAGATCCTACTGATCCTGAGAATCCGGTTGATCCTACCGATCCTGAAAGTCCGGTAGATCCTACCGATCCTGAAAGTCCGGTTAATCCTACTGATCCTGAGAGTCCGATAGATCCTACTGATCCAGAGAATCCGGTTGATCCTACTGATCCTGAGAATCCGGTTGATCCTACTGATCCTGCGAATCCGGTAGATCCTACCGATCCTGAAAGTCCGGTTGATCCTACTGATCCTGAGAATCCGGTTGATCCTACCAATCCTGAAAGACCGGTAGATCCTACTGATCCTGAGAATCCAGGGGATAGCGACTCAGATTCAGACAGCGATTCAGACTCAGACAGTGACTCTGATTCAGACAGCGACTCTGATTCAGACAGTGATTCTGATTCGGATAGCGATTCAGACTCGGATAGTGACTCTGACTCAGACAGCGACTCAGATTCGGATAGTGACTCTGACTCAGACAGCGACTCAGATTCCGATAGTGACTCTGACTCAGACAGCGACTCAGATTCCGATAGTGATTCAGATTCGGACAGTGACTCTGACTCGGATAGTGACTCAGATTCCGACAGTGACTCAGATTCCGACAGTGATTCTGACTCGGATAGTGACTCAGATTCCGACAGTGACTCTGACTCCGACAGTGATTCAGACTCAGACAGTGATTCAGACTCAGACAGTGATTCAGACTCAGACAGTGACTCTGACTCGGATAGTGATTCAGATTCCGACAGTGATTCAGATTCCGACAGTGATTCAGATTCCGACAGTGATTCAGATTCAGACAGTGATTCAGATTCAGACAGCGACTCTGATTCCGACAGTGACTCTGACTCCGACAGTGATTCAGATTCGGACGGCGACTCTGACTCCGACAGTGATTCAGACTCAGACAGCGACTCTGATTCCGACAGTGACCCAGATTCCGATAGCGACTCAGACAGTGACTCTGATTCCGATAGCGCCTCTGATTCGGACGGCGACTCTGATTCAGACAGCGATTCAGACTCCGACAGCGATTCTGATTCCGACAGCGACTCTGACTCCGACAGTGATTCAGACTCAGACAGTGACTCAGACTCCGACAGTGACTCGGATTCGGACAGTGACTCTGATTCCGATAGCGCCTCTGATTCGGACGGCGACTCTGACTCCGACAGTGATTCAGACTCAGACAGTGACTCAGACTCCGACAGTGACTCTGACTCCGACAGTGACTCAGACAGTGACTCTGACTCCGACAGTGACTCTGATTCCGACAGTGATTCAGATTCCGACAGCGACTCTGACTCCGACAGTGATTCAGACTCAGACAGCGACTCTGATTCCGACAGTGACTCAGATTCCGATAGCGACTCAGACAGTGACTCTGATTCCGATAGCGCCTCTGATTCGGACGGCGACTCTGATTCAGACAGCGATTCAGACTCCGACAGCGATTCTGATTCCGACAGCGACTCTGACTCCGACAGTGATTCAGACTCAGACAGTGACTCAGACTCCGACAGTGACTCGGATTCGGACAGTGACTCTGACTCGGATAGTGACTCAGACAGCGACTCAGATTCCGATAGTGATTCAGATTCCGACAGTGACTCTGATTCAGACAGCGACTCAGACTCGGATAGTGACTCTGACTCAGACAGCGACTCAGACTCGGATAGTGATTCTGATTCAGACAGTGACTCAGATTCCGACAGTGATTCAGATTCCGACAGTGACTCTGACTCGGATAGTGACTCAGATTCCGACAGTGATTCAGATTCCGACAGTGATTCAGATTCCGACAGTGATTCAGATTCCGACAGTGATTCAGATTCCGACAGCGACTCAGATTCAGACAGCGACTCAGATTCAGACAGCGACTCTGATTCGGATAGCGACTCTGATTCGGATAGCGATTCAGACTCGGATAGTGACTCTGACTCAGACAGCGACTCTGATTCCGACAGTGATTCTGATTCGGATAGCGATTCAGACTCGGATAGTGACTCTGACTCAGACAGCGACTCTGATTCCGACAGTGACTCTGATTCGGACAGCGACTCTGACTCAGACAGTGACTCTGACTCTGATTCCGACAGCGATTCAGACTCCGATAGTGATTCAGATTCCGACAGCGATTCAGATCTTGATGAGCCAACAGAGATTGAAGTTTCTGAAGATGGCACTAAAGTGACTGGTAAAGGTGAGCCTGAGTCAGAAGTGATCATCACTGATCAAGATGGCAAGGTGATTGGTAAAGGTGAAGTCGATAAAGATGGTAACTTTGAAGTTGAGCTCGATAAGCCGACTGACGGTAATGATATAACCATAGGTCTAGAGGATGGCGCTGGTAATAAATCACCTGAAGTGACTAAATCAACACCAGATAAAGTTGCACCTGATGCGCCGACTAGTTTATCTGTTGGATCAGATGGGAAGTCAGTTTCGGGTAAAGGTGAGCCTGGTGCAAAAGTTGTTATTAAAGATAACAAAGGCCAAGAGATCGCAACAGGAACTGTCAATAGTGATGGTAGTTTTAAGGTTAATCTTAAGAATCCTACGAATGGCAGTGATATTAAAGTTGGACTAATTGATGATTCAGGAAACAAATCACCTGAAGTGACTAAATCAACACCAGATAAAGTTGCACCTGATGCGCCGACTAATTTATCTGTTGGATCAGATGGGAAGTCAGTTTCGGGTAAAGGTGAGCCTGGTGCAAAAGTTGTTATTAAAGATAACAAAGGCCAAGAGATCGCAACAGGAACTGTCAATAGTGATGGTAGTTTTAAGGTTAATCTTAAGAACCCTACGAATGGCAGTGATATTAAAGTTGGGCTAGTTGATGGTTCAGGAAATAAATCACCTGAAGTGACTAAATCAACACCAGATAAAGTTGCACCTGATGCACCGACGAATCTATCTGTTGGATCAGATGGGAAGTCAGTCTCGGGTAAAGGCGAGCCTGGTGCAAAAGTTGTTATTAAGAACAACAAAGGCCAAGAGATCGCAACAGGAACTGTCAATAGTGATGGTAGTTTTAAGGTTAATCTTAAGAACCCTACGAATGGCAGTGATATTAAAGTTGGGCTAGTTGATGGTTCAGGAAACAAATCACCTGAAGTGACTAAATCAACACCGGATAAAGTTGCACCTGATGCGCCGACCAATCTATCTGTTGGATCAGATGGGAAGTCAGTTTCGGGTAATGGTGAGTCGAATGCTAAGGTAATTATTAAAAATAGTGGTGGTACCGTTATAGCTACGGGCGTGGTTAACAGTAATGGTAACTTTAAGGTCAATCTAAAGAATCCTACTAATGGGAGGAATATTAAAGTAGGTTTAGAGGATGCAGCTGGAAATAAGTCTCCTGAAATATTGAAAGGAACTCCTGATAAGGTTGCCCCTAATGCACCAACAGATTTGGTTGTCTCAAATGATGCGAAACTGGTGAGTGGCAAGGGTGAACCAGGAGCTACAGTTCAAATAAGAAACAGTGAAGGTATAGCTATTGGGAAAGGGATTGTAGGTGCTAATGGCCTATTTAAAATTCCTATCACAATAGGGAAATCTCAAAGCTTAAGTGTAACATTAAAAGATAAGGCTAATAATCAGTCTAGACCTGGAAGTGTTTTTGCTAAAGTGCCTGCTCCGGAATATGAGATTGTTTATCAATATGAGAAAAAACCACAGCAAACAGTCGGAATGAATATACAAACGGGTCCAGCACTTAGGGATACGGCAAGAGCTAATTTTACTATAGCCCAAAAATCATCAGTTAGTAATATTGTTGTTTCTATGGCTACAAATGGAGCAAGAGGTACAGCTCAGCTCTATAATGCAGGTAAGTTATTAGCATCGAAGCCTATTACGCGAGATTCGGCGATCGTTTTTACTGGACCATTTAAAGCTTCTGGTACCTATCAAGTTGTTATTCAAGCTACGGGTACAATTAGATCCGCTAATGTTAGATATGTGGAAACAGTCGCTGTGCCGAAAAAAGTCCTTAAGCCACGTATGGCTAGAGCATTATTTGAAGAGGATGAGTTAAATCCTGACTTAGAAAGTAATCGTATTACCACTAGTAAGATAGAAGGTCTTTCTTTAGATGATCAGGTTATTACTACTAATATATTAGATGATACTGAGGGTCATGCAGTTGTTGACTCTGACATAGAAGATAATTTTACTTTAGATGAAGAAGTAGATTATATCGATACGGATCTCTCTAATAATCCTATTGATTTAACTGAAGAACATGTTGATTTAGAGGATCTTCTAGACTTAGCTGAAACTGAGTTGAAAGAAGAGTTAGTAAATTCTGATGACTTATATGATCTTGAAAACTTAGAAGATCTAATTATTGAAGAAGATGCAGAGCTAGTTCAATTAGATGAGTTGGAGCTTGAAGAGTCTGAATCTTCAGTAGACGAAGAAATATTGGATGAAACTAATGCTTTAGTTGATTCTAGTGATTTTGACGTTCAACCGGTAGTTGATCCATTGAATGATTTGCTCGATCCTAATTAAATAATTATTTAATAGAGACATTAGTGAAATATCAAAGTGCTGGCGAAACCTATTTGTCAGCCTTTTTTGATTTTAAATAGAGGTTTAAGTAGCGATGAATAAAATTTATCGAGTTATTTGGAGTTATGCTAAAAATGCATATGTAGTAGTTTCTGA encodes:
- a CDS encoding Ig-like domain-containing protein, with product MKMILIERVDGAKPLNVSLDDQTLLTPHLIKIEGSPQDITKVERDSNNLILTFVSGKKVVFYGFYNENKEGVHSELVFEDEDSQLFWLNGDGFVEVAVDPALVSEVVGGAASGAEMPKWMLPLLGIGILGGMLAMSSSSSSGGRFSGQGDVNKPDTPTDLEINNKDGSTAVTGKGEPGAEVIIRDKEGNEVGKGNVDEDGTFEVEVEKGLKDGEEYDVVAKDPAGNESEAGKVVGDTTAPDAPTDLEINNNKDGSTTVTGKGEPGAEIIITDKGGEIVGRGEVDGEGNFEIEVEGGLKDGEEYEVVAEDKAGNQSKPETIVGDKTAPNKPEDLEINNNEDGSTTVKGKGEPGAEIIITDEGGEEVGRGEVDEDGNFEVEVENGLKDGEEYDVVAKDPAGNESDSTTIIIEPSDPESPIDPTDPENPVDPTDTENPVDPTDPENPVDPTDPENPVDPTDPESPVDPTDPESPVNPTDPESPIDPTDPENPVDPTDPENPVDPTDPANPVDPTDPESPVDPTDPENPVDPTNPERPVDPTDPENPGDSDSDSDSDSDSDSDSDSDSDSDSDSDSDSDSDSDSDSDSDSDSDSDSDSDSDSDSDSDSDSDSDSDSDSDSDSDSDSDSDSDSDSDSDSDSDSDSDSDSDSDSDSDSDSDSDSDSDSDSDSDSDSDSDSDSDSDSDSDSDSDSDSDSDSDSDSDSDSDSDSDSDSDSDSDSDSDSDSDSDSDSDSDGDSDSDSDSDSDSDSDSDSDPDSDSDSDSDSDSDSASDSDGDSDSDSDSDSDSDSDSDSDSDSDSDSDSDSDSDSDSDSDSDSDSDSDSASDSDGDSDSDSDSDSDSDSDSDSDSDSDSDSDSDSDSDSDSDSDSDSDSDSDSDSDSDSDSDSDSDSDSDSDSDSDSDSDSDSDSASDSDGDSDSDSDSDSDSDSDSDSDSDSDSDSDSDSDSDSDSDSDSDSDSDSDSDSDSDSDSDSDSDSDSDSDSDSDSDSDSDSDSDSDSDSDSDSDSDSDSDSDSDSDSDSDSDSDSDSDSDSDSDSDSDSDSDSDSDSDSDSDSDSDSDSDSDSDSDSDSDSDSDSDSDSDSDSDSDSDSDSDSDSDSDSDSDSDSDSDSDSDSDSDSDSDSDSDSDSDSDSDSDSDSDSDSDSDSDSDSDSDSDSDLDEPTEIEVSEDGTKVTGKGEPESEVIITDQDGKVIGKGEVDKDGNFEVELDKPTDGNDITIGLEDGAGNKSPEVTKSTPDKVAPDAPTSLSVGSDGKSVSGKGEPGAKVVIKDNKGQEIATGTVNSDGSFKVNLKNPTNGSDIKVGLIDDSGNKSPEVTKSTPDKVAPDAPTNLSVGSDGKSVSGKGEPGAKVVIKDNKGQEIATGTVNSDGSFKVNLKNPTNGSDIKVGLVDGSGNKSPEVTKSTPDKVAPDAPTNLSVGSDGKSVSGKGEPGAKVVIKNNKGQEIATGTVNSDGSFKVNLKNPTNGSDIKVGLVDGSGNKSPEVTKSTPDKVAPDAPTNLSVGSDGKSVSGNGESNAKVIIKNSGGTVIATGVVNSNGNFKVNLKNPTNGRNIKVGLEDAAGNKSPEILKGTPDKVAPNAPTDLVVSNDAKLVSGKGEPGATVQIRNSEGIAIGKGIVGANGLFKIPITIGKSQSLSVTLKDKANNQSRPGSVFAKVPAPEYEIVYQYEKKPQQTVGMNIQTGPALRDTARANFTIAQKSSVSNIVVSMATNGARGTAQLYNAGKLLASKPITRDSAIVFTGPFKASGTYQVVIQATGTIRSANVRYVETVAVPKKVLKPRMARALFEEDELNPDLESNRITTSKIEGLSLDDQVITTNILDDTEGHAVVDSDIEDNFTLDEEVDYIDTDLSNNPIDLTEEHVDLEDLLDLAETELKEELVNSDDLYDLENLEDLIIEEDAELVQLDELELEESESSVDEEILDETNALVDSSDFDVQPVVDPLNDLLDPN